One Niabella beijingensis DNA window includes the following coding sequences:
- the gldN gene encoding gliding motility protein GldN, which produces MKLKMLIAVCLMTGILTVPEYSFCQRSAYDTPISPSKKTAAPKSDTPAKEPAQSDQPDPDKSPVVDTMQADLPIEVMDEAPTGGLFGAEAKSLRKDNILEDDMSDSTATPLPYTALYASDALYRVRVWRTIDARTTKNARYFFNKAIDGEDNSRLINIMLKAIKENGVQAFSNIDDRFTTPISYDEVVASFGGGKDTAAKYDMEGNIVGYQVRSRMVSGDSVYKFRIKEEWVFNKRDGKTYIRILGLAPLSAYTTSDGYTVANSEHALFWVYYPDLRKTLVRSNIVNPLDMGGRITWEEVFENRLFDSKVIKSSLDAENGFNENPLTDAHATDIQQQLNSLSKRMWSK; this is translated from the coding sequence ATGAAATTGAAAATGCTTATAGCTGTTTGTCTGATGACGGGAATACTTACCGTTCCGGAATACAGTTTTTGCCAGCGAAGCGCATACGATACACCGATCTCGCCTTCGAAGAAGACGGCGGCACCCAAATCCGACACGCCCGCTAAGGAACCCGCACAGTCTGACCAGCCGGATCCCGATAAAAGCCCGGTAGTGGATACCATGCAGGCCGACCTGCCAATTGAAGTGATGGATGAAGCGCCTACCGGCGGATTGTTTGGAGCAGAGGCGAAATCACTGCGTAAGGATAATATCCTGGAAGATGATATGTCCGACAGCACTGCTACCCCGTTGCCTTATACGGCATTGTATGCTTCTGATGCCCTGTACCGGGTGCGGGTATGGCGCACGATTGATGCGCGTACCACCAAGAATGCCCGTTACTTTTTTAACAAAGCGATCGACGGTGAGGATAATTCCCGGCTGATCAATATCATGCTTAAAGCAATAAAAGAGAATGGAGTACAAGCGTTCAGCAATATCGACGACCGCTTTACCACTCCCATCAGCTATGATGAGGTAGTGGCCAGTTTCGGCGGCGGTAAAGACACCGCGGCCAAGTACGATATGGAAGGAAATATTGTGGGATACCAGGTAAGAAGCCGGATGGTGTCCGGTGATTCGGTATATAAATTCCGGATCAAAGAAGAATGGGTCTTTAACAAAAGGGATGGTAAAACGTATATCCGCATCCTGGGTCTTGCGCCGCTCTCTGCCTATACCACATCGGACGGCTATACCGTTGCAAACAGTGAGCATGCCCTGTTCTGGGTTTATTACCCTGACCTGAGGAAAACGCTGGTGCGCAGTAATATCGTAAACCCGCTGGATATGGGAGGACGGATCACCTGGGAAGAAGTGTTTGAGAACCGGCTGTTCGACAGTAAGGTGATCAAATCATCACTGGATGCAGAGAATGGATTTAATGAAAACCCGCTTACGGATGCACATGCCACCGATATCCAGCAGCAGCTGAACAGTTTGAGCAAACGTATGTGGAGCAAATAA
- a CDS encoding outer membrane protein, translating into MNFKRSLLLTGITVLSLVATAQDNNGNSTKRDYVARKSNIGITAGALGYSGRYAVKTPLGSHTSYAVSAFYDHSMILPSQLFVRGELLLGQIKGNNLEENVNAAKGEFKANVGEATVKAQYDFLNDAVTRWSPYVLAGVGAYGLFNYSSSTGQKERADKIGFILPVGGGVKYRVSNRGRIFLEGNVRFLSKNLDNHDGETVNNPNKYYSLALGFSYSLQKNNQLW; encoded by the coding sequence ATGAATTTTAAAAGAAGCCTTCTATTAACAGGAATTACGGTGCTGAGTCTGGTTGCAACCGCTCAGGACAATAACGGGAACAGTACAAAAAGAGATTATGTGGCGCGCAAAAGCAATATCGGTATTACGGCAGGAGCCCTGGGATATTCCGGCCGGTATGCCGTTAAGACACCGCTGGGGTCGCATACGTCATATGCCGTGTCCGCTTTTTATGACCACAGCATGATCCTGCCTTCGCAGTTATTTGTAAGAGGAGAATTGCTGTTGGGTCAGATAAAAGGCAACAACCTGGAAGAAAATGTAAATGCTGCCAAGGGGGAGTTTAAAGCAAATGTGGGAGAAGCAACCGTTAAAGCCCAGTACGATTTTCTGAATGATGCCGTAACCCGCTGGTCGCCTTATGTGCTGGCAGGTGTTGGTGCCTATGGTCTCTTTAACTACAGTTCTTCTACCGGGCAGAAAGAGCGTGCCGACAAGATCGGGTTTATCCTTCCTGTAGGCGGCGGGGTGAAATACCGGGTAAGCAACCGCGGGCGTATCTTCCTGGAAGGGAATGTACGGTTCCTGTCTAAAAACCTGGATAACCACGATGGAGAGACAGTGAATAACCCGAATAAATACTACTCGCTGGCGCTTGGATTTTCCTATTCGCTGCAAAAGAATAACCAGTTGTGGTAA
- a CDS encoding TlpA family protein disulfide reductase yields MKYTITAILALLTTTVTAQGFSDKGTVWLIGNVKNVQAGFFEFYSTGFFDNRMSSVLFNKDGSFKHKLEIEGRRQDIYLNLNKDVVVFTVQDGDSLLLNWDEKDFRNSFRVTGTGQQQHTLWTFQWYQFLNFREPFSEMQKALRNRSSPPGNEEKFTLINDLYNKELRALLERTDSSGVLFKTVFPDLFYKYALVLWNQKLLLQYELRPNIPVSNGHLEQLISYYRYSNLDLSLFWSCERYRDFLYSFPRFAPQMIFNSFSGPAIEFDPVADNYHLAQAVFKIPKIRDWFITRCILSGFNLYEFNKVEAICNRFRTELKDVELQEILAQGYAVAATLKPGKPAPVFTLKDASGRQVSLTDFKGKVVYLDFWGVGCGPCIYDIQNYSQKLHTKYKEKEVLFVSVCVDADDKEWKDALKKYRIEDQVNLIAEGWEQHPVIKSYNVTGIPHYFIIGKDGTIVETNAPSMGELIGEGRNQIDKALAL; encoded by the coding sequence ATGAAATATACTATAACTGCCATACTTGCTCTGCTCACCACAACAGTAACTGCTCAGGGATTTAGTGACAAAGGAACCGTGTGGCTTATAGGGAATGTAAAAAATGTGCAGGCCGGTTTTTTTGAGTTTTATAGTACCGGTTTTTTCGATAACCGTATGTCTTCTGTTCTTTTTAATAAGGATGGTAGCTTTAAACACAAACTGGAGATTGAAGGCCGCCGGCAGGATATCTATCTTAACCTGAATAAGGATGTTGTTGTGTTTACGGTACAGGATGGTGACAGCCTGCTGCTGAACTGGGATGAAAAGGATTTCAGGAATAGCTTCCGGGTCACGGGAACCGGCCAGCAACAACATACCCTGTGGACCTTTCAATGGTACCAGTTCCTGAATTTCCGGGAGCCTTTCTCCGAAATGCAAAAAGCACTCCGTAACCGGAGCAGCCCTCCGGGCAATGAAGAAAAATTCACATTGATCAATGATCTTTATAATAAAGAACTCCGTGCCCTGCTTGAAAGAACTGACAGCAGCGGGGTTTTGTTTAAAACAGTATTTCCAGATCTGTTTTACAAATATGCATTGGTACTTTGGAACCAGAAATTATTGCTTCAATACGAATTGCGTCCGAATATACCTGTAAGCAACGGACACCTGGAGCAACTGATCAGCTATTACCGGTATTCTAATCTGGACCTCTCGCTGTTCTGGAGCTGTGAAAGATACCGGGATTTTCTTTACAGCTTTCCAAGATTTGCCCCCCAGATGATCTTTAATTCCTTTTCAGGACCCGCCATAGAGTTTGATCCCGTTGCTGATAATTATCACCTGGCACAAGCTGTTTTCAAAATACCAAAGATCCGGGACTGGTTCATTACCCGGTGCATACTAAGCGGCTTCAATTTGTATGAATTCAATAAAGTGGAAGCGATCTGTAACCGGTTCCGGACCGAATTAAAGGATGTTGAGTTACAGGAGATCCTTGCACAGGGCTATGCCGTGGCTGCAACACTTAAACCTGGTAAACCGGCTCCGGTATTTACGTTGAAGGACGCTTCCGGCAGGCAGGTGTCGCTGACTGATTTTAAGGGAAAGGTTGTCTACCTTGATTTTTGGGGGGTGGGCTGTGGCCCCTGTATCTATGATATACAAAATTACAGTCAGAAACTTCATACAAAGTACAAGGAGAAAGAAGTTTTGTTTGTGTCTGTTTGTGTAGACGCTGATGACAAGGAATGGAAAGACGCGTTAAAAAAATACCGGATAGAGGATCAGGTAAACCTGATCGCAGAAGGCTGGGAGCAGCATCCGGTTATTAAATCTTACAATGTTACCGGCATCCCGCATTATTTCATTATTGGGAAGGACGGAACAATCGTTGAAACAAATGCCCCCAGCATGGGGGAACTGATCGGCGAAGGCAGGAATCAAATCGACAAAGCGCTGGCGCTCTAA
- a CDS encoding DUF4197 domain-containing protein, with amino-acid sequence MKRLLFSLTLGVSVLFSGCDTLQSVAGGLSQLEMANGLRAALTQGLFSGFDAFANPNQGNPLVRFAFPGDAAKIEKTLRDLGLSSLVNQMTSKFTNAMGQAVTEAKPVFLNAVKNMSIADAASILLTNNRRAATDFFKAQMSPELMSKFRPIVDNTVRTSGADKDYQTLAKAYNAIPFTSKKLETSLNDFIAARAIDGMFLYVASEEEKIRTNLSFRKTDLLKRVFGYADQQMRLRGGQ; translated from the coding sequence ATGAAACGTTTATTATTCTCACTCACACTCGGCGTGTCCGTGCTTTTTTCTGGCTGCGACACCTTACAATCTGTAGCCGGCGGACTTTCCCAACTGGAAATGGCCAACGGGCTGCGCGCGGCCCTTACACAGGGCTTATTCAGCGGTTTTGATGCCTTTGCCAATCCCAACCAGGGGAACCCGTTGGTGCGCTTTGCCTTCCCGGGGGATGCTGCCAAAATCGAAAAAACACTGCGCGACCTCGGGCTCAGCTCGCTGGTGAACCAGATGACCTCAAAATTTACCAATGCCATGGGGCAGGCGGTAACAGAAGCAAAACCCGTTTTCCTCAATGCCGTTAAAAATATGAGCATTGCAGATGCCGCATCCATCCTGCTGACCAACAACCGGCGTGCGGCAACCGATTTTTTTAAAGCGCAGATGTCACCGGAACTGATGTCCAAATTCCGGCCGATCGTGGACAATACCGTACGTACCAGCGGTGCCGACAAAGACTATCAGACGCTGGCAAAAGCCTATAATGCGATCCCCTTCACCAGCAAAAAACTGGAGACCAGTCTGAATGATTTTATAGCCGCGCGCGCTATCGACGGTATGTTCCTTTATGTGGCCAGCGAAGAGGAAAAGATCCGGACCAACCTTTCCTTCCGAAAAACCGATCTTTTAAAACGCGTATTCGGCTATGCCGACCAGCAAATGCGGCTGAGAGGCGGACAATAA
- a CDS encoding YqgE/AlgH family protein → MEPANGTFLIANPHLNDPNFVRTVVFLCEHDAAGSVGFVMNRKTIHTLGDLVPDLEGHDFPVYEGGPVGLDNLYFLHQYPEEIPGGKEVLNGVYWGGDFDTLAAQLSAGRIDPGKVRFFLGYSGWGEGQLDFEMEEKTWIVARATPEFLFSNDEKELWKNILNHMGGDYKLIVNAPIDPRLN, encoded by the coding sequence ATGGAACCAGCAAACGGCACTTTTTTAATTGCAAATCCCCATCTGAACGACCCGAACTTTGTACGTACGGTCGTATTTCTGTGTGAGCATGACGCTGCGGGAAGCGTCGGGTTTGTCATGAACCGGAAAACGATCCACACCCTCGGAGACCTGGTTCCGGACCTGGAAGGGCATGATTTCCCGGTTTATGAGGGCGGTCCGGTGGGTCTGGATAATCTTTATTTCCTGCACCAGTACCCTGAAGAGATCCCCGGCGGGAAAGAGGTACTGAACGGTGTGTACTGGGGAGGAGATTTCGACACGCTGGCCGCGCAGCTTTCAGCAGGCAGGATCGATCCCGGTAAAGTACGCTTTTTCCTTGGCTACAGCGGCTGGGGTGAAGGCCAGCTGGATTTTGAGATGGAGGAAAAGACCTGGATCGTAGCCCGGGCTACCCCGGAGTTCCTGTTCAGTAACGACGAAAAGGAACTCTGGAAAAATATTCTGAACCATATGGGAGGCGATTACAAGCTGATTGTCAATGCGCCGATTGATCCAAGGCTGAATTAA
- a CDS encoding sensor histidine kinase, with product MKKLFVLITVLILLSLLGIILIQVSWLKNMAILKEDQVRQKIDNAVKEVGAELIQYKTQYSTPYNNDIPLFPRSAHDFFKRNTIHAKMSYQQLYNRVRKSFDNAGLEDLGFEFLLTLSSDQPFDPVEKQTPNYARANADTVHNYSAKGVGIVVSSGSAFENPDEALWVVALNYKRLVMRSLTESIILAILFTLVIVAAFFVTIYTMLRQKKLGEIKNDFINNMTHEFKTPIATISLAVDALKNEKVMSSRDRMSYFSGIIKEENQRMNKQVEAILKASQFEKQEVVLDKTPVHVHEIVKLVADKFLLQLQEKNGKAELNLNASNDLIKGDEVHFTNLVNNLIDNAVKYSKDNVPIHLKIASYNSGGKLVLKFEDNGIGMTKETQKRVFEKFYRAHTGNLHNVKGFGLGLNYVKSVTQSHNGSIKVESALGKGSVFTLEFPLDPDTRD from the coding sequence GTGAAAAAATTATTTGTACTTATTACCGTATTGATCCTGCTTTCCCTGTTAGGGATCATTCTTATCCAGGTTTCCTGGCTAAAGAACATGGCCATTCTCAAGGAGGACCAGGTACGTCAGAAAATAGATAATGCGGTGAAGGAGGTTGGTGCCGAACTGATCCAGTACAAAACCCAGTACAGCACCCCTTACAACAACGATATTCCCCTTTTCCCCAGGTCTGCCCATGATTTTTTTAAGCGGAACACCATTCATGCTAAAATGAGCTATCAGCAGCTGTACAACCGGGTGAGGAAGTCATTTGACAACGCCGGCCTGGAAGATCTGGGCTTTGAATTCCTGCTGACGCTGAGCAGCGATCAGCCGTTTGATCCTGTGGAAAAACAGACACCTAATTACGCACGGGCCAATGCAGACACGGTACACAATTATTCTGCAAAAGGAGTGGGGATCGTGGTGTCAAGCGGCTCGGCATTTGAAAACCCGGATGAAGCCTTGTGGGTGGTGGCCCTCAATTACAAGCGGCTGGTGATGCGCTCCCTGACGGAAAGCATTATCCTGGCGATATTGTTTACGCTGGTTATCGTGGCCGCGTTCTTTGTAACGATCTACACGATGCTGCGGCAGAAAAAACTGGGTGAGATAAAGAATGACTTTATCAATAATATGACGCATGAATTTAAGACACCTATTGCCACTATTTCGCTTGCTGTTGATGCGTTAAAAAACGAAAAGGTCATGTCCAGCAGGGATCGGATGTCTTATTTCAGTGGCATTATCAAAGAAGAGAACCAGCGCATGAACAAACAGGTGGAGGCCATTTTAAAAGCGTCGCAGTTTGAAAAACAGGAGGTGGTGCTGGATAAAACACCGGTGCATGTACATGAGATCGTAAAACTGGTAGCGGATAAATTCCTGTTGCAGCTGCAGGAAAAGAACGGCAAGGCTGAGCTGAACCTGAATGCCTCGAATGATCTTATAAAAGGTGATGAAGTGCATTTTACCAACCTGGTAAATAACCTCATCGACAACGCGGTAAAATATTCCAAGGACAATGTTCCGATCCATCTGAAGATCGCCTCTTATAATTCAGGGGGGAAACTGGTACTGAAATTTGAGGACAATGGTATTGGCATGACCAAAGAAACCCAGAAGCGGGTATTTGAAAAATTCTACCGGGCGCATACCGGAAACCTGCATAATGTAAAGGGTTTTGGACTGGGATTGAACTATGTGAAATCCGTTACGCAATCGCATAACGGATCGATCAAGGTGGAAAGCGCATTGGGTAAGGGAAGTGTATTTACGCTGGAGTTCCCGCTGGATCCGGATACCCGGGACTGA
- a CDS encoding copper resistance protein NlpE gives MKRWYYFVLLLGMAGCAGEGADNRSQKDTTVYSYSSAPIPDSVKAGTDTIRFEGTYSGILPCASCEGIETSITLFDDRSFAMKEMYKGEQPDSFINKGKYDVRGNILYLKMDGAGIERPVMYTITPNALTQLDMDGKEIKGALAGHYVLIKN, from the coding sequence ATGAAACGGTGGTATTATTTTGTCCTGTTGCTCGGAATGGCGGGTTGTGCCGGGGAAGGGGCAGACAATCGATCACAAAAAGACACAACAGTTTACAGTTATTCATCTGCTCCAATACCGGATTCGGTGAAAGCAGGTACGGATACGATCCGGTTTGAAGGTACTTATTCCGGGATACTGCCCTGCGCCAGTTGTGAGGGGATCGAAACCAGCATCACCCTGTTTGATGACCGGTCTTTTGCTATGAAAGAAATGTACAAAGGGGAGCAACCCGATTCTTTTATCAACAAAGGTAAATACGATGTGCGCGGCAATATCCTGTACCTGAAAATGGATGGTGCCGGGATAGAGCGGCCGGTGATGTACACCATCACGCCCAATGCACTTACCCAGCTGGATATGGATGGGAAGGAAATAAAAGGAGCGCTGGCAGGGCACTATGTGCTTATAAAGAATTAA
- a CDS encoding peptidase M10, whose translation MGTVEYNNDTIRIISHIITYGNAANDSITEQIRAEIEQMWNEPGGTVYLKGIPGRVEFRITAVYRPDIAPEEILGNDDPRNNYFRIEEYAAGNISFVDGLGCNTGYFKLENLYKGSTTAAHEYGHTLGLEHPSDIDFRGKGLPGIMYPRGTLVDPQYQYEPDKAAGTKGGTLHPMYRKVRKEDIALLNIERLDFRNNRAIIGDFSSVWHPDHQTLL comes from the coding sequence ATGGGGACGGTTGAATACAACAACGATACCATCCGGATCATTTCTCATATCATCACTTATGGAAATGCTGCAAACGACAGCATTACGGAACAGATAAGAGCAGAGATCGAACAGATGTGGAACGAGCCCGGTGGAACGGTGTACCTGAAAGGTATTCCCGGTCGCGTGGAATTCCGGATCACGGCAGTATACCGGCCGGATATTGCCCCTGAAGAAATTCTGGGAAATGATGATCCCCGCAATAATTATTTCAGGATTGAAGAATATGCAGCCGGCAATATCTCCTTTGTTGATGGCCTGGGCTGTAATACCGGGTATTTTAAACTGGAAAACCTGTACAAGGGCTCCACTACCGCCGCTCATGAGTATGGGCACACCCTGGGCCTGGAGCACCCCTCAGATATTGATTTCAGAGGGAAAGGCCTGCCCGGCATTATGTATCCCCGCGGAACGCTGGTAGATCCGCAGTACCAGTACGAACCGGATAAGGCAGCCGGTACCAAAGGCGGTACCCTGCATCCCATGTACCGGAAAGTGCGGAAAGAAGATATTGCTTTACTGAATATAGAGCGCCTGGATTTCCGGAATAATAGAGCTATCATCGGTGATTTCAGCAGTGTATGGCATCCCGATCATCAGACATTGCTTTAA
- the nth gene encoding endonuclease III gives MTKKERYQFVVDYFQEHMPNPETELVYDNPYQLLVAVILSAQCTDKRVNMTTPFIFEKYPDLSALSHATFDELFPLIKSISYPNNKTKHLIGMAQKVMEDYSGQIPMTVNELITLPGVGRKTANVITSVVEQQPNMAVDTHVFRVSKRIGLVSPKLTTPLAVEKELVRNIAPGLIHKAHHWLILHGRYTCLARNPKCRECGLQQACIYFQSQLKQKS, from the coding sequence ATGACTAAGAAAGAACGGTATCAATTTGTTGTTGATTATTTCCAGGAGCATATGCCCAATCCGGAAACAGAGCTGGTATATGACAACCCCTACCAGCTGCTGGTGGCGGTAATTCTTTCCGCACAGTGTACGGACAAGCGGGTGAACATGACCACTCCCTTTATTTTTGAAAAATACCCTGATCTTTCAGCGCTGAGTCATGCCACTTTTGATGAATTATTCCCGCTTATCAAAAGCATTTCTTATCCGAACAATAAAACAAAACACCTGATCGGCATGGCGCAAAAGGTCATGGAGGATTATAGCGGGCAGATACCGATGACCGTAAATGAGCTGATCACCCTGCCGGGTGTGGGACGGAAAACAGCCAATGTTATTACTTCTGTAGTGGAACAACAACCTAATATGGCGGTGGATACCCATGTATTCCGCGTGAGCAAACGCATAGGGCTTGTATCCCCGAAACTGACGACACCGCTTGCCGTGGAAAAAGAACTGGTCCGGAATATTGCTCCCGGTCTGATTCATAAAGCCCATCACTGGCTGATCCTGCACGGACGGTATACCTGTCTGGCAAGAAATCCCAAATGCAGGGAATGTGGTTTGCAGCAGGCCTGTATCTATTTTCAAAGCCAGCTAAAACAAAAAAGCTGA
- a CDS encoding SusC/RagA family TonB-linked outer membrane protein has protein sequence MRNRKLLPGFFPGCYSKARYCFIAAVFGWGVVPATEGRAAPAIAFQQTKTTVTGKVTNEKGEPLPGVTVQVKGASVAVVTDESGTFSINLTNANATLVFSAVGYAGAEEAVNGRTDLGTIVLKDASSSKLEEVVVIGYGTARKSDLTGAVTTLKSDKLMDAPVPNVTQALQGKVAGVEVSVNNNAPGAGAKVRIRGLGSINSSLDPLYVVDGVVGVDANTLNPNDIASMEVLKDASSTAIYGARGANGVVMITTKRGRRGGTQVSYEGNVNVAQLSRHLRSLNATEFMKVYNDAMANAEKFNPDPVNSPYTPPPALNHANYPDLFDANDQPLYNTNWESEVYKPAVSTSHQLNFQGGNEKTTFGLSLGYLDQNGIMAESWFKRYSARFTLDNEVNKWLKVGGSIGVVKGLQRMVSDGNGGLNVPRMVGEALPILPVKYPNGKWAGNSDIAGMEGGPNPVHIANNRYSLNNTIQTLGNTYLLFRIAKGLEFKSDFGYNLNNLKNNFYSAMDLHNLSWDQGGEANLNTYQNVYWQSENYLTWNKDFSNGHRMTAMLGASWQEYNQERLRADNQQFIDDIFQWHYLQAGAVRNASESEDYRWAMNSYYARVTYNIQNKYLFTATGRYDGSSKFGKNNKYAFFPSLGVAWRASEEDFLKNSTVVSDLKIRASYGAAGNQEIDPYTSLQKIQPGSTILGENQSTTLVPTNMGNPDLKWEVSWQGDVGVELGLWNNRVYLTADAYSRTTKDLLLQTPIPWSAGFDQAYVYRNVGSVRNTGLEISLNTVNIDHPDFKWSTNFIFATNRNRILQLNDGNADIFPGPNFLGQTNILRVGEAIGTFWGRTRLGTYSEDEAALAATQNLKPGDRKYLLNEDGSEHYGVIGRANPKWTGTFSSTLNYKNFDFSFDIRFVQGMNTAATFKHSTEDRQTIANSLATVLNAWTPDNQNTMISQVRPYKYAQDSKFDTWWVEDGSFIRGQNFILGYSIPKTTVDRWNIQKLRIYASVQNLFLSTKYTGYDPEVDTYNTRVGSNGTFSQNLDFFSYPRPRVWNLGVSLVF, from the coding sequence ATGAGAAATCGTAAACTCCTGCCCGGGTTTTTTCCGGGCTGTTATTCAAAAGCGAGGTACTGTTTTATTGCCGCCGTTTTCGGATGGGGGGTCGTTCCGGCAACGGAAGGACGCGCAGCACCTGCCATTGCTTTTCAGCAAACAAAGACTACTGTTACCGGGAAGGTCACCAATGAAAAAGGGGAACCACTTCCCGGGGTGACCGTGCAGGTAAAAGGCGCATCAGTTGCAGTGGTAACCGATGAGTCGGGAACGTTCTCCATTAATTTAACGAATGCCAATGCCACGCTGGTCTTCAGCGCTGTGGGATATGCCGGGGCAGAAGAAGCAGTGAATGGAAGGACGGACCTGGGTACCATTGTACTGAAAGATGCTTCCAGTTCGAAACTGGAAGAGGTGGTGGTAATCGGTTATGGTACGGCCCGGAAGTCGGACCTGACGGGAGCCGTAACCACTTTAAAATCAGATAAACTAATGGACGCGCCGGTGCCCAATGTAACACAGGCATTACAGGGAAAGGTTGCGGGGGTGGAAGTAAGCGTGAACAATAATGCACCGGGTGCCGGTGCCAAAGTACGCATTAGGGGCTTGGGTTCTATCAACTCCAGTCTGGATCCCCTATATGTGGTGGATGGTGTGGTTGGAGTAGATGCGAACACCTTAAACCCTAACGATATCGCATCTATGGAAGTTCTTAAAGATGCATCATCTACTGCCATTTACGGTGCCCGTGGTGCCAATGGTGTGGTGATGATAACGACGAAGAGAGGACGCAGGGGAGGAACGCAGGTTTCCTATGAGGGTAATGTGAATGTGGCGCAACTATCCCGGCATCTGCGTTCGTTAAATGCGACCGAATTTATGAAGGTCTATAACGACGCCATGGCCAATGCAGAAAAGTTTAACCCTGATCCGGTAAATAGCCCCTATACACCACCGCCGGCATTGAATCATGCAAATTACCCCGATCTGTTTGATGCAAATGATCAGCCCCTTTACAACACCAACTGGGAATCGGAAGTTTATAAACCTGCTGTTTCTACCAGTCATCAGCTGAATTTCCAGGGCGGAAATGAAAAAACGACTTTTGGCCTTTCACTGGGTTACCTGGATCAGAATGGGATCATGGCCGAATCCTGGTTCAAACGGTATTCTGCCCGGTTCACGTTGGATAATGAAGTAAACAAGTGGTTGAAGGTCGGAGGAAGCATCGGTGTTGTAAAAGGACTGCAACGGATGGTTTCCGATGGTAATGGTGGGCTGAATGTTCCGCGGATGGTGGGGGAAGCATTGCCCATCCTTCCTGTAAAATACCCGAATGGCAAATGGGCCGGCAATAGTGACATTGCAGGTATGGAGGGTGGTCCCAACCCGGTTCATATTGCAAACAACCGCTATTCGCTGAATAATACGATCCAGACCCTGGGTAATACTTACCTGTTATTCCGGATCGCCAAAGGATTAGAATTCAAGTCTGACTTCGGTTATAACCTCAATAATCTGAAAAATAATTTCTACTCAGCAATGGATCTGCACAACCTTTCCTGGGACCAGGGCGGTGAAGCAAATTTAAATACCTATCAGAATGTATACTGGCAGTCGGAGAATTACCTGACCTGGAATAAGGATTTCTCAAACGGACACCGGATGACGGCCATGCTGGGTGCCTCCTGGCAGGAGTACAATCAGGAGCGTCTCCGTGCAGATAACCAGCAATTCATTGATGATATTTTTCAATGGCACTATTTGCAGGCGGGTGCGGTAAGGAATGCTTCCGAATCGGAAGACTACCGCTGGGCAATGAACTCCTATTATGCAAGGGTGACCTATAATATCCAGAACAAGTATTTATTTACTGCTACCGGCCGTTATGACGGTTCTTCCAAATTTGGTAAGAACAATAAATACGCCTTCTTTCCCTCTCTGGGTGTAGCCTGGCGGGCATCTGAAGAAGATTTCCTGAAAAACAGTACCGTTGTCAGCGATCTGAAAATAAGGGCAAGCTATGGAGCTGCCGGTAACCAGGAAATTGATCCTTATACCTCTTTACAGAAGATCCAGCCGGGCTCTACCATACTGGGGGAAAATCAGTCCACCACCCTGGTACCTACCAATATGGGAAATCCGGATCTGAAATGGGAAGTGTCCTGGCAGGGCGATGTAGGAGTTGAATTGGGACTCTGGAACAACCGGGTATACCTGACAGCCGATGCGTATTCGCGCACCACAAAAGACCTGCTCTTGCAGACACCGATTCCCTGGTCTGCAGGATTTGATCAGGCCTATGTATACCGCAATGTCGGATCTGTGAGAAATACAGGATTGGAGATCAGCCTGAATACAGTGAATATTGATCATCCAGATTTTAAATGGTCGACGAATTTTATTTTTGCTACTAACCGCAACCGTATCCTGCAATTGAACGATGGTAATGCGGATATTTTTCCTGGACCCAACTTTTTGGGTCAGACCAATATCCTGCGTGTAGGGGAAGCCATCGGCACGTTCTGGGGGAGAACCCGTTTGGGTACCTATAGTGAAGATGAAGCAGCTTTGGCTGCAACACAGAATCTGAAGCCAGGCGACCGGAAATACCTGTTAAATGAGGATGGCAGCGAACATTATGGGGTGATCGGAAGAGCAAATCCTAAATGGACGGGGACCTTTTCCAGCACACTGAATTATAAAAATTTTGATTTTTCCTTTGATATCCGCTTTGTTCAGGGTATGAACACTGCGGCCACTTTTAAGCACTCTACAGAAGACCGTCAGACAATTGCCAACAGTCTGGCAACCGTACTGAACGCCTGGACCCCGGATAACCAGAATACGATGATCTCCCAGGTACGTCCTTATAAATATGCGCAGGATTCTAAGTTTGATACCTGGTGGGTGGAAGATGGTTCTTTTATCCGCGGACAGAATTTTATATTGGGCTATTCTATTCCCAAAACTACCGTTGATCGCTGGAACATTCAAAAGTTAAGGATTTATGCGAGTGTTCAAAACCTGTTCCTGAGTACCAAATACACCGGATATGATCCCGAAGTCGATACGTACAACACAAGAGTAGGAAGTAACGGAACGTTTTCACAAAACCTCGATTTCTTTTCCTACCCGCGCCCACGTGTATGGAACCTGGGTGTCAGCCTCGTATTCTAA